A stretch of the Ostrea edulis chromosome 9, xbOstEdul1.1, whole genome shotgun sequence genome encodes the following:
- the LOC125659374 gene encoding PWWP domain-containing protein 2A-like, whose product MAELRRRPGAISKGMKLPITIEDAIDDVLVVCLEYGAKLFKGILLDINKRNLPHGICVPFSANGDNSKGDPNAPGVNNNADQDVEVSATGFRHTYTQGNEQHVNKFFLRSSKDRPARSIRLRPRSTLCSKCKAVCQETEKGIMPVQQIVKQGTQKNQVPQQSLREGLRRRSVQNKDPPNNSKPADNNKNSGLTRSSPFIKISIGEGTVLKIPPRLHDEVDGTTSKSKGKVESVKEDSALEQDKNRRTSKRNLRKTKDRTKHVEEEPPKELENSNENVTSHHKKHKRKHKHKHGDNEEKNQNASSEGVDENLESSMENQNDVVAQRPRLLYTWRQNKGLSPRRDNATNNIENVNNLNVSLKQNIPENISPKRTVRTKSSEQVHKKEYKLRSRERLSVDSVEKSPKKLEENTKEEDSLSEDVNDNVTGLVMRVSEESMPEAESQEVSQDIVDCVDSQDKPPVYYDNLSEKHTDYFLHANHDYVVTLNNPNSLSNSITSSRSEGHDKYVIIDTDKYSVISSASERDFDFKDEDIPMSPEGPPSSVAMLPSPTHQPEPVSPAHQLESISLAHELEQISPLDHFEPVDEPAMDEDEEEREDIADAPPTNEDVFRSLMMKIRTRDVPKCIATDGRTIHVGDIVWGKIKGFPWWPGRVLSISVSERDGGIVIRKLAHVSWFGSSTMSHIQCSDLYPFLEDFKLRYNRKKRGPYKVAIKQATIAAQSVTNTHQIDFKEYDL is encoded by the exons ATGGCGGAGCTAAGAAGAAGACCTGGGGCAATTTCAAAAGGCATGAAATTGCCTATAACAATCGAGGATGCCATTGATGACGTTTTAGTTGTATGCTTAGAATATGGTGCTAAACTTTTCAAGGgtattttattggatataaatAAAAG AAACCTGCCACATGGCATATGCGTGCCTTTCTCCGCTAATGGGGACAATTCAAAAGGCGACCCAAATGCACCCGGTGTCAATAACAATGCAGATCAGGATGTAGAGGTGTCAGCGACAGGTTTTAGACACACTTATACACAGGGAAACGAgcaacatgtaaacaaattcttctTGCGGTCCAGTAAGGACCGTCCTGCACGCAGTATACGTTTGCGCCCTCGATCTACGTTGTGTAGCAAATGTAAAGCTGTATGTCAAGAGACTGAAAAGGGCATTATGCCAGTTCAGCAGATTGTGAAACAGGGCACTCAAAAGAACCAAGTACCTCAACAGTCACTACGAGAAGGCCTGCGGAGGCGTTCCGTCCAAAATAAGGATCCTCCGAACAACAGCAAGCCTGCAGACAATAACAAAAACTCCGGCTTAACACGCTCGAGTCCGTTCATTAAGATATCTATTGGTGAGGGCACTGTGTTGAAGATTCCGCCACGTCTGCATGACGAGGTAGATGGGACAACTTCTAAATCAAAAGGAAAGGTTGAATCTGTGAAAGAGGACAGTGCTCTAGAGCAGGACAAAAACAGGAGAACTAGTAAACGGAATCTCCGCAAAACAAAGGATCGTACAAAACACGTGGAGGAAGAGCCCCCAAAAGAACTTGAAAATAGCAATGAAAATGTCACTAGTCATCACAAAAAACATAAACGCAAACATAAACATAAGCATGGAGATAAtgaggaaaaaaatcaaaatgcgTCCTCAGAGGGTGTGGATGAGAATCTGGAAAGTTCAATGGAAAATCAAAATGACGTTGTTGCTCAGAGACCAAGGCTGTTGTACACATGGCGGCAGAATAAAGGACTATCACCAAGACGAGATAATGCAACAAACAATATCGAAAATGTTAATAATTTGAATGTATCATTGAAGCAGAATATCCCAGAGAACATTTCACCAAAACGTACTGTGCGGACAAAAAGTAGTGAACAGGTTCACAAAAAGGAGTACAAGCTGAGGAGCCGCGAACGTCTGAGTGTCGATTCTGTGGAGAAAAGCCCCAAGAAGCTGGAAGAGAACACGAAGGAGGAGGACTCTCTCAGTGAAGATGTCAACGACAATGTGACTGGACTTGTGATGAGAGTCAGCGAGGAATCCATGCCAGAAGCTGAAAGCCAGGAAGTGTCGCAGGATATTGTAGATTGTGTGGATTCTCAAGACAAACCTCCTGTGTATTATGATAACCTTAGTGAAAAACACACAGACTACTTCTTGCATGCCAATCATGATTATGTAGTGACTTTGAATAATCCAAACAGTCTTAGTAACTCTATAACCAGTTCACGCTCGGAAGGCCATGATAAATATGTGATAATAGACACAGACAAGTATTCTGTGATATCATCTGCATCGGAACGGGATTTTGACTTCAAGGATGAGGATATTCCCATGTCTCCCGAGGGCCCGCCTTCGTCTGTGGCCATGCTTCCATCTCCAACTCATCAACCAGAACCGGTGTCTCCTGCTCATCAACTAGAGTCGATCTCTCTAGCTCATGAACTGGAGCAGATTTCTCCTTTGGATCATTTTGAACCTGTGGATGAACCAGCCATGGATGAGGATGAGGAAGAGAGGGAAGATATTGCCGATGCTCCACCCACTAATGAAGATGTGTTCAGATCTCTGATGATGAAAATTCGGACTCGTGATGTGCCAAAATGCATAGCGACCGATGGTCGGACAATTCATGTTGGAGATATTGTGTGGGGGAAAATTAAAGGGTTTCCTTGGTGGCCGGGGCGTGTGTTGTCAATCAGTGTGAGTGAAAGAGACGGGGGAATCGTGATACGAAAACTTGCACATGTGTCATGGTTCGGTTCATCCACCATGTCACACATTCAGTGTTCAGACTTGTATCCATTTTTGGAGGATTTTAAATTACGCTACAACAGGAAAAAGCGGGGACCATACAAAGTGGCCATCAAGCAAGCCACTATTGCAGCACAGAGTGTGACAAATACACACCAAATTGACTTTAAAGAATATGATTTGTAG
- the LOC125658569 gene encoding cyclin-J-like, whose translation MMEIEWWKNKISEDIYETLRRKEPFLPTYHGHSPQLWFRRHLVDWLAIVVETFYLSAASQHLAVYLMDYFMDKLEVDQNHLYLLAMACLSISVKYEEQCDRTLRLGSMNDMLPTHSLLNVGYSAADLMNMEITVLNFFDWSLSIPTVAQFVPYFLVVAVDDGDLIDGQPLLSKTAVEECLERHTKYFIEISLQDHVFRDYASSLIAASCVAASRISLRLTPTWPQQLQLMTDYFIEELLPCVNVMLRFQKKDRQLSQCKYVSAPQFTMATNHSLSYTPVGFYNGQQQYYPATYANPKMMVSQDGKSQLYMSRGS comes from the exons ATGATGGAGATAGAATGgtggaaaaataaaatctcGGAGGACATTTATGAGACTTTGCGTAGAAAGGAGCCGTTTCTGCCTACGTACCATGGGCACTCTCCGCAGCTGTGGTTCAGGCGCCACCTGGTGGACTGGCTTGCCATTGTGGTGGAGACCTTTTATCTGAGTGCCGCATCCCAACATTTAGCTGTCTATTTAATGGACTATTTTATGGATAAACTGGAGGTTGATCAAAACCATCTCTATCTTTTGGCAATGGCTTGTCTTTCTATCTCAG TGAAATATGAGGAACAATGTGATCGGACTTTGAGGCTGGGCAGTATGAATGACATGCTGCCCACACACAGTCTTCTGAATGTGGGCTACTCCGCTGCTGATTTGATGAATATGGAGATCACTGTGTTGAACTTCTTTGACTGGTCACTCTCGATCCCAACAGTTGCTCAGTTTGTGCCATATTTTCTGGTGGTTGCAGTTGACGATGGTGACCTGATTGATGGACAACCTCTGTTGTCAAAAACTGCTGTGGAGGAGTGTTTGGAGAGACACACAAAGTATTTCATTGAGATTTCTTTGCAAG ATCACGTTTTTCGAGATTACGCTTCCTCTCTGATAGCAGCTAGCTGTGTCGCAGCCTCGCGTATCTCACTGCGTCTAACACCGACTTGGCCACAACAGCTACAGCTGATGACAGATTACTTCATTGAGGAACTGTTGCCCTGTGTTAATGTGATGCTGAG atttcaaaAGAAAGATCGACAGCTTTCACAGTGTAAATATGTTTCGGCTCCTCAGTTCACCATGGCAACTAATCACTCTCTGTCATACACCCCTGTTGGTTTCTACAATGGCCAGCAGCAGTACTACCCAGCAACCTATGCCAACCCTAAGATGATGGTTTCCCAAGATGGCAAATCGCAATTGTACATGAGTAGGGGGTCCTAA